Proteins from a genomic interval of Corallococcus macrosporus:
- a CDS encoding FAD-dependent oxidoreductase: MSKALVCTCEDVTVTDVEHAIERGYHDVESVKRYTGFGTGICQGKSCHAAVAALLKQKAPALKPEGVVPFTPRPPLYPTELRVLASAPVDEAVPPVGGVPQELEHFPSALRPEGPVPQKAKVVIIGGGIMGLSLAYNLALRGETDVVVLERGYLCAGASGRNGGGVRMQWGTPALIQLAKRSIDLMKGFARDLGVNVWLRQGGYLFLAKRKDTAYRLDRNAALHNKYGVPTRIITADEARQVVPGLTMKDCVTAAYNPEDGVIFPWAFLWGYAQGSVKRGVKVETYTNVTGFETSNGQVRKVKTDRGDIACDTVVLASGAWSPAVAKLADVKLPNEPHRHEILSTEPLKPFLSPLVSVLDTGLYFSQSMRGEIVGGMGDPLEPSGPNMGSTLRFVSRFARALTEQLPHVGQVKVLRQWGGLYDVTPDNNPILGRTPGLDNLLQMSGFVGHGFMMAPAVAERMAQWMTSGASDELFTRFNLRRFEEGTLEREDMIIG; this comes from the coding sequence ATGAGCAAGGCGCTCGTCTGCACCTGCGAGGACGTCACGGTCACGGACGTGGAGCACGCCATCGAGCGCGGCTACCACGACGTGGAGTCGGTGAAGCGCTACACGGGCTTCGGCACCGGCATCTGCCAGGGCAAGAGCTGCCACGCGGCGGTGGCGGCGCTGCTCAAGCAGAAGGCCCCGGCGCTCAAGCCGGAGGGCGTGGTGCCCTTCACGCCCCGCCCGCCGCTGTACCCCACGGAGCTGCGCGTGCTGGCCAGCGCCCCGGTGGACGAGGCCGTCCCGCCCGTGGGCGGCGTGCCCCAGGAGCTGGAGCACTTCCCGTCCGCGCTGCGCCCGGAGGGACCGGTGCCGCAGAAGGCGAAGGTGGTCATCATCGGCGGCGGCATCATGGGCCTGTCGCTGGCGTACAACCTGGCGCTGCGCGGGGAGACGGACGTCGTCGTGCTGGAGCGCGGCTACCTGTGCGCCGGCGCGTCCGGCCGCAACGGCGGCGGCGTGCGCATGCAGTGGGGCACCCCGGCGCTCATCCAACTGGCCAAGCGCTCCATTGATTTGATGAAGGGCTTCGCGCGCGACCTGGGCGTCAACGTGTGGCTGCGCCAGGGCGGCTACCTCTTCCTGGCCAAGCGCAAGGACACCGCGTACCGGCTGGATCGCAACGCCGCCCTGCACAACAAGTACGGCGTGCCCACGCGCATCATCACCGCGGACGAGGCGCGCCAGGTCGTCCCGGGCCTCACGATGAAGGACTGCGTGACGGCGGCCTACAACCCGGAGGACGGCGTCATCTTCCCCTGGGCCTTCCTGTGGGGCTACGCGCAGGGCAGCGTGAAGCGCGGCGTGAAGGTGGAGACGTACACCAACGTCACCGGCTTCGAGACGAGCAACGGCCAGGTGCGCAAGGTGAAGACGGACCGGGGCGACATCGCCTGCGACACCGTCGTGCTTGCCTCCGGCGCGTGGAGCCCGGCGGTCGCGAAGCTGGCGGACGTGAAGCTGCCCAACGAGCCGCACCGCCATGAAATCCTGAGCACCGAGCCGCTCAAGCCCTTCCTGTCGCCGCTGGTGTCCGTCCTCGACACGGGCCTGTACTTCAGCCAGTCCATGCGCGGTGAGATTGTCGGCGGCATGGGCGACCCGCTGGAGCCCTCCGGCCCCAACATGGGCAGCACGCTGCGCTTCGTGTCGCGCTTCGCCCGCGCCCTCACGGAGCAACTGCCGCACGTGGGCCAGGTGAAGGTGCTGCGCCAGTGGGGCGGCCTCTACGACGTCACCCCGGACAACAACCCCATCCTCGGGCGCACCCCCGGCCTGGACAACCTGCTCCAGATGTCCGGCTTCGTGGGCCACGGCTTCATGATGGCCCCCGCCGTCGCGGAGCGGATGGCCCAGTGGATGACCTCCGGCGCCTCCGACGAGCTCTTCACCCGCTTCAACCTCCGCCGCTTCGAGGAAGGCACCCTCGAGCGCGAGGACATGATCATCGGCTGA
- a CDS encoding trypsin-like serine peptidase, with protein MAAKKLVGAMLVMGLTACGSVEPMDVPDAEPTNEALASQESNVIVGTVNWVSATSLTGTQRTKSLAVGYLSIPAVGSRCTAWLVSNDVVITNNHCVGSSADAVGARVSFNYEDGVASASRIWYPCATFIKTWSSDDMTALRCSAVNGQLPGQVYGFLSVSSTNAATGSTVYVVNQNCDYYTTPSCTPTKKSSPGKVLNGNYSTTDISYDADTLGGSSGSPVISTSSNQVVALHHIGVGGNSQGRGTANTGVKATRVKARLAEIGL; from the coding sequence ATGGCCGCGAAGAAGCTCGTGGGTGCGATGCTGGTGATGGGCCTGACGGCGTGTGGTTCCGTGGAGCCCATGGACGTGCCGGACGCGGAGCCCACCAATGAGGCGCTGGCGTCGCAGGAGTCCAACGTCATCGTGGGCACGGTGAACTGGGTGAGCGCCACGTCCCTCACGGGCACGCAGCGCACGAAGTCCCTGGCGGTGGGCTACCTCTCCATCCCGGCGGTGGGCAGCCGCTGCACGGCGTGGCTGGTGTCCAACGACGTCGTCATCACCAACAACCACTGCGTGGGCAGCAGCGCGGACGCGGTGGGCGCGCGCGTGTCGTTCAACTACGAGGACGGCGTCGCGTCCGCTTCGCGCATCTGGTACCCGTGCGCCACGTTCATCAAGACGTGGAGCAGTGACGACATGACGGCGCTGCGCTGCTCGGCCGTCAACGGCCAGTTGCCCGGCCAGGTGTACGGCTTCCTCTCCGTCTCCAGCACCAACGCGGCGACGGGCTCCACCGTGTACGTCGTGAACCAGAACTGCGACTACTACACGACGCCGTCCTGCACGCCGACGAAGAAGTCCTCGCCGGGCAAGGTGCTCAACGGCAACTACAGCACCACGGACATCTCCTACGACGCGGACACGCTGGGCGGCTCGTCCGGCTCGCCCGTCATCTCCACGTCCTCGAACCAGGTGGTGGCGCTGCACCACATCGGCGTCGGCGGCAACTCGCAGGGCCGCGGCACGGCCAACACCGGCGTGAAGGCCACGCGCGTGAAGGCCCGCCTGGCCGAAATCGGCCTGTAG
- a CDS encoding SDR family NAD(P)-dependent oxidoreductase, with the protein MRPPIDNGTVLIIGAAGGIGRELARLLSPRVRTLVLVARDVDDLGALREELLARNPTLGVMIRACRLDDPRAVDALFEHLERHYVRVDVLINNADYASSGMYAEERWKRIEELVQANVLAPAMITHRLLGPMVERGRGGILTVGSGAARLFLPGAVTFAATQRFLDGFSESLRLELKGAGIPVTFVAAGPLALEPHLEGEVTPFFELSLRQCAREALAGFERGEALVYPGLGHRWMMRLLRFLPRSFKRGLGRLALGGLKRTLLLNPPAPGTNAPPQPVLLAGGEPTSVT; encoded by the coding sequence ATGCGCCCTCCCATCGACAACGGTACCGTGCTCATCATTGGCGCCGCTGGCGGCATCGGCCGCGAGCTTGCCCGGCTGCTCTCTCCCCGGGTCAGGACCCTGGTGCTCGTCGCGCGCGACGTGGACGACCTGGGGGCCCTGCGCGAGGAGTTGCTCGCCCGCAACCCGACGCTGGGCGTGATGATCCGCGCCTGCCGCCTGGATGATCCGCGCGCCGTGGACGCGCTCTTCGAACACCTGGAGCGTCACTACGTCCGCGTGGACGTGCTCATCAACAACGCGGACTACGCCTCCAGCGGGATGTACGCGGAGGAGCGCTGGAAGCGCATCGAGGAGCTGGTGCAGGCGAACGTGCTGGCCCCCGCGATGATCACCCACCGCCTGCTGGGGCCCATGGTGGAGCGCGGGCGGGGTGGCATCCTCACGGTGGGCTCGGGCGCCGCGCGCCTGTTCCTGCCGGGCGCGGTGACGTTCGCCGCCACGCAGCGCTTCCTGGACGGCTTCAGCGAGTCCCTGCGCCTGGAGCTGAAGGGCGCGGGCATCCCCGTCACCTTCGTGGCCGCGGGGCCGCTGGCGCTGGAGCCGCACCTGGAAGGGGAGGTGACGCCCTTCTTCGAATTGTCCCTGCGCCAGTGCGCCCGCGAGGCCCTGGCGGGCTTCGAGCGGGGCGAGGCGCTGGTGTACCCGGGGCTGGGGCACCGGTGGATGATGCGGCTGTTGCGCTTCCTGCCACGCTCCTTCAAGCGGGGCCTGGGGCGGCTGGCGCTGGGCGGGCTCAAGCGGACGCTGCTCTTGAATCCGCCCGCCCCCGGAACGAATGCGCCCCCCCAGCCGGTGCTGCTGGCCGGAGGGGAGCCCACGTCCGTGACGTGA
- a CDS encoding universal stress protein → MAGPSRILVPVDLKDGSRSVVDYALQLARPFGATVDVIHAWEPPQYVAPDLLVASPGWDATSLEGMARDTAGKELETLLRSVDGTAPVALSHRVVIGEAGNVVLEEAERGKYDLIVMGTHQRKGLTRMLLGSVAQKVVGRAACPVLTLHVTTD, encoded by the coding sequence ATGGCTGGCCCTTCACGCATCCTCGTGCCGGTGGACCTGAAGGACGGGTCCCGCTCCGTCGTGGACTACGCGCTGCAGCTCGCCCGGCCCTTCGGGGCGACGGTGGACGTCATCCACGCCTGGGAGCCGCCGCAGTACGTGGCGCCGGACCTGCTGGTGGCCTCGCCCGGCTGGGACGCCACGTCCCTGGAGGGCATGGCGCGCGACACCGCGGGCAAGGAGCTGGAGACGCTCCTGCGCTCCGTGGACGGCACCGCGCCCGTGGCGCTGTCCCACCGCGTGGTGATTGGGGAGGCGGGCAACGTGGTGCTGGAGGAGGCCGAGCGCGGGAAGTACGACCTCATCGTGATGGGCACGCACCAGCGCAAGGGGCTCACGCGCATGCTGCTGGGCAGCGTGGCGCAGAAGGTGGTGGGCCGCGCGGCGTGCCCGGTGCTCACCCTGCACGTCACCACGGACTGA
- a CDS encoding Fe2+-dependent dioxygenase — MMVHIPQVLTPEQVAHCRAVFQKAAWEDGRTTAGKQSAQVKKNLQLPEGSPAARELGDLVLAGLEKSPLFISAVLPQRVFPPLFNRYEPGMDFGSHVDNAIRPLLGTNQRIRTDVSATLFLSEPDSYDGGELVVEDTYGNHSAKLPAGDLIVYPSTSLHHVTPVTRGVRLASFFWVQSMIRDAGQRSLLFDMDTSIMQLTREVPKSPALVMLTGVYHNLLRQWAEP, encoded by the coding sequence ATGATGGTGCACATCCCGCAGGTCCTCACGCCCGAGCAGGTGGCCCACTGCCGCGCCGTCTTCCAGAAGGCGGCGTGGGAGGATGGCCGCACCACCGCCGGCAAGCAGTCCGCGCAGGTGAAGAAGAACCTCCAGCTTCCCGAAGGCAGCCCCGCCGCGCGGGAGCTGGGGGACCTGGTGCTGGCCGGCCTGGAGAAGAGCCCGCTGTTCATCTCCGCCGTGCTGCCCCAGCGCGTCTTCCCGCCGCTGTTCAACCGCTACGAGCCCGGCATGGACTTCGGCTCGCACGTGGACAACGCCATCCGGCCGCTGCTGGGCACGAACCAGCGCATCCGCACGGACGTGTCCGCCACGCTCTTCTTGAGCGAACCGGACAGCTACGACGGCGGGGAGCTGGTGGTGGAGGACACCTACGGCAACCACTCGGCGAAGCTGCCCGCGGGGGACCTCATCGTCTACCCGTCCACCAGCCTGCACCACGTCACGCCGGTGACGCGCGGCGTGCGGCTGGCGTCGTTCTTCTGGGTGCAGAGCATGATCCGCGACGCGGGGCAGCGCTCGCTGCTCTTCGACATGGACACGTCCATCATGCAGCTCACCCGCGAGGTGCCCAAGAGCCCCGCGCTGGTGATGCTCACCGGCGTGTACCACAACCTCCTGCGCCAGTGGGCGGAGCCCTAG
- a CDS encoding TonB-dependent receptor: MRGALWPWGPAAVGLASALAAGGAVAQETPVTGDTTTPVQESRPAESAPVGQEAPSPERTPESAPTTAPAATAEQAGQQDDAYVLPEVSVEGETAKYNVTEPSLTRLPRPLVDTPQTITVVPERVMEEQQATTLRDALRNVSGITVTAGEGGRQGDSFSLRGFSAQTDTLRDGVRDLGWFTRDTFNLEGVEVYFGPSSVLFGRGSTGGAINLVTKKARKGSFTDLRLSGGTSPTGRLEADVNREISDSVQFRVSAVGQLAGVAGRDIVKENRVGIAPSARFQLAEKVALEVDYFYQHEDSVPDYGQPYFNGYPVGVTLDVPRENFYGVKDSDTELVNAHIGSARLLADLGGTFRLTNTLRYGGVNRFARPTAPRGLTPVAAPTTIGRQRFETTADNTYFADQLDVRGGFTTGFLKHNANIGLDISREQREQGRVNLTLNGGNVPADLFDPDNSPDLSGVARVPGATNYSRQWNLGAYASDQIQITKYVEVLGTLRLDNLHSDYETKAANGDIAAFEQENSLFNWRLGLVLHPVENTSVYGMYGTSTNPSAELATLSNDTVTLDPEKNETFEIGAKSDLITERLSVNAAVFRTNKKNARVPNSTPDGPPVVLEGKQRVQGYALGVAGSPVRGWNVFANYTFLDASIQEHTNDFLEGQRLVNTPKRSLSLWTTYAILDSLSVGGGATYQDVATVNNPANATVVLSKVPNYWRFDAFASYTVLKKVDLQLNVYNLTDKLYYDSYYGGQAVPADGISALLSAHVRF; the protein is encoded by the coding sequence GTGCGCGGCGCGCTGTGGCCCTGGGGGCCCGCGGCCGTGGGGCTCGCCTCCGCGCTGGCGGCGGGTGGCGCGGTGGCCCAGGAGACGCCGGTGACGGGCGACACCACGACGCCGGTGCAGGAGTCCCGCCCGGCGGAGAGCGCTCCCGTGGGCCAGGAGGCGCCGTCCCCCGAGCGCACCCCGGAGTCCGCGCCCACCACCGCCCCCGCGGCGACGGCGGAGCAGGCCGGCCAGCAGGATGACGCCTACGTGTTGCCGGAGGTGTCCGTCGAGGGTGAGACGGCCAAGTACAACGTCACGGAGCCCAGCCTGACCCGGCTGCCGCGGCCGCTGGTGGACACGCCGCAGACCATCACCGTGGTGCCCGAGCGCGTGATGGAGGAGCAGCAGGCGACGACGCTGCGCGATGCCCTGCGCAACGTGTCCGGCATCACCGTGACGGCGGGCGAGGGTGGCCGCCAGGGCGACTCCTTCTCGCTGCGCGGCTTCTCCGCCCAGACGGACACGCTGCGCGACGGCGTGCGCGACCTGGGCTGGTTCACGCGCGACACGTTCAACCTGGAGGGCGTGGAGGTCTACTTCGGCCCGTCGTCGGTGCTGTTCGGCCGAGGCTCCACGGGCGGCGCCATCAACCTGGTGACGAAGAAGGCGCGCAAGGGCTCCTTCACCGACCTGCGCCTGTCCGGCGGCACGTCGCCCACCGGCCGCCTGGAGGCGGACGTCAACCGGGAGATCTCCGACAGCGTGCAGTTCCGCGTGAGCGCCGTGGGGCAGTTGGCGGGCGTCGCGGGCCGAGACATCGTGAAGGAGAACCGGGTGGGCATCGCCCCGTCCGCGCGCTTCCAGCTGGCGGAGAAGGTCGCCCTGGAAGTGGACTACTTCTACCAGCACGAGGACAGCGTGCCGGACTACGGCCAGCCGTACTTCAACGGCTACCCCGTGGGCGTCACCCTGGACGTGCCCCGTGAGAACTTCTACGGCGTGAAGGACAGCGACACGGAGCTGGTGAACGCGCACATCGGCTCGGCGCGCCTGCTGGCGGACCTGGGCGGCACGTTCCGGCTGACGAACACGCTGCGCTACGGCGGCGTGAACCGCTTCGCCCGGCCCACCGCGCCGCGCGGCCTGACGCCGGTCGCGGCGCCCACCACCATCGGCCGCCAGCGCTTCGAGACGACCGCCGACAACACCTACTTCGCGGACCAGCTGGACGTGCGCGGCGGCTTCACCACGGGCTTCCTCAAGCACAACGCCAACATCGGCCTGGACATCTCCCGCGAGCAGCGCGAGCAGGGCCGCGTCAACCTGACCCTGAACGGCGGCAACGTGCCGGCGGACCTGTTCGATCCGGACAACAGCCCGGACCTGTCCGGCGTGGCCCGCGTCCCGGGCGCCACCAACTACAGCCGCCAGTGGAACCTGGGCGCGTACGCGTCGGATCAGATCCAGATCACCAAGTACGTGGAGGTGCTGGGCACCCTGCGTCTGGACAACCTGCACAGCGACTACGAGACCAAGGCCGCGAACGGTGACATCGCCGCCTTCGAGCAGGAGAACAGCCTGTTCAACTGGCGCCTGGGCCTGGTGCTCCACCCGGTGGAGAACACCAGCGTCTACGGCATGTACGGCACGTCCACGAACCCCAGCGCCGAGCTGGCCACGCTGTCCAACGACACCGTGACGCTGGACCCGGAGAAGAACGAGACCTTCGAGATCGGCGCCAAGTCGGACCTCATCACCGAGCGCCTGAGCGTCAACGCCGCCGTCTTCCGCACCAACAAGAAGAACGCGCGCGTGCCGAACTCCACCCCGGACGGCCCGCCCGTGGTGCTGGAGGGCAAGCAGCGCGTGCAGGGCTACGCCCTGGGCGTCGCGGGGTCGCCGGTGCGCGGCTGGAACGTGTTCGCCAACTACACGTTCCTGGACGCGAGCATCCAGGAGCACACCAACGACTTCCTGGAGGGCCAGCGCCTGGTGAACACGCCCAAGCGCAGCCTGTCGCTGTGGACCACGTACGCCATCCTGGACAGCCTGTCCGTGGGCGGCGGCGCCACCTACCAGGACGTGGCGACGGTGAACAACCCGGCCAACGCGACGGTGGTGCTGTCCAAGGTCCCCAACTACTGGCGCTTCGACGCGTTCGCGTCCTACACCGTCCTCAAGAAGGTGGACCTGCAGCTCAACGTCTACAACCTGACCGACAAGCTCTACTACGACTCGTACTACGGCGGTCAGGCCGTGCCGGCGGACGGCATCTCCGCCCTGCTGTCCGCGCACGTGCGCTTCTAG
- a CDS encoding PepSY-associated TM helix domain-containing protein, with the protein MNPKLRSVLFWIHLVSGLVVGLVVAVMSFTGAAIAFESEIVDWADRDARHAAPPAQGTPRLTLEEMIAKAKEAKPAAQPSGVTVSPEPDSMVTVALGRGAAVYVHPYTGEVREQGAQGWRAFFHTMEELHRWLAASGDNRAVGKAVTGVSNLAFLFLGITGLFLWWPRKWTLRSMRPTLWFRRGLKGKARDFNWHNVIGFWSLPVLVVLTASGAVISYRWASNLIFTLTGNEPPAAQGPMATPPVPVPTPAPGTKPQPLDAQFAAVMKQSNAWEAITLRLATPPGPGGQGGPRAEGGAPRGEGGPRAEGAPRGEGGPRGEGRGGPGGPKGPQASAFTVREQERWPLFATNTVSVDPFTTQTLKTETYADFNSGRKVRTWMRFLHTGEALGWVGQLIAALASIGAVFLVYTGYALSWRRFVPRRRTQPAAPAIAAPPAVESETHAA; encoded by the coding sequence ATGAATCCCAAGCTCCGCTCGGTTCTCTTCTGGATCCACCTGGTGTCCGGCCTCGTCGTGGGGCTCGTCGTCGCGGTGATGTCGTTCACTGGCGCGGCAATCGCTTTCGAGTCGGAGATCGTCGACTGGGCGGACCGTGACGCGCGCCACGCGGCGCCTCCCGCGCAGGGGACTCCCCGGCTGACGCTGGAGGAGATGATCGCGAAGGCGAAGGAGGCGAAGCCGGCCGCGCAGCCCTCCGGCGTGACGGTGTCCCCGGAGCCGGACAGCATGGTGACGGTGGCCCTGGGCCGCGGCGCCGCGGTCTACGTCCATCCCTATACCGGTGAGGTGCGCGAGCAGGGCGCGCAGGGCTGGCGCGCGTTCTTCCACACGATGGAGGAGCTGCACCGGTGGTTGGCGGCCTCGGGCGACAACCGCGCCGTGGGCAAGGCCGTCACGGGCGTGAGCAACCTGGCGTTCCTGTTCCTGGGCATCACGGGCCTGTTCCTGTGGTGGCCGCGCAAGTGGACGCTGCGCTCCATGCGGCCCACGCTGTGGTTCCGCCGGGGCCTCAAGGGCAAGGCGCGCGACTTCAACTGGCACAACGTCATCGGCTTCTGGTCGCTGCCGGTGCTGGTGGTGCTGACGGCGTCCGGCGCGGTGATTTCGTACCGCTGGGCGTCCAACCTGATCTTCACCCTGACCGGCAACGAGCCGCCGGCGGCGCAGGGCCCCATGGCCACGCCGCCCGTGCCCGTGCCCACCCCCGCGCCGGGCACGAAGCCCCAGCCGCTGGATGCGCAGTTCGCGGCGGTGATGAAGCAGTCCAACGCCTGGGAGGCCATCACCCTGCGGCTCGCCACGCCTCCCGGCCCCGGTGGCCAGGGTGGTCCGCGCGCCGAGGGTGGCGCACCGCGCGGCGAAGGTGGCCCGCGTGCTGAAGGCGCGCCGCGTGGCGAGGGGGGCCCCAGGGGAGAAGGGCGCGGGGGGCCGGGCGGTCCGAAGGGCCCGCAGGCCAGCGCCTTCACCGTCCGCGAGCAGGAGCGCTGGCCGCTCTTCGCCACCAACACGGTGTCGGTGGATCCGTTCACGACGCAGACCCTGAAGACGGAGACCTACGCGGACTTCAACAGCGGCCGGAAGGTGCGCACCTGGATGCGCTTCCTGCACACCGGCGAGGCGCTCGGCTGGGTCGGCCAGCTCATCGCGGCGCTCGCGTCCATTGGCGCGGTGTTCCTCGTCTACACGGGCTACGCGCTCTCCTGGCGCCGGTTCGTCCCGCGCCGCCGGACCCAGCCCGCTGCCCCCGCCATCGCGGCGCCTCCGGCCGTGGAGTCGGAAACGCACGCCGCCTGA
- a CDS encoding TonB family protein has protein sequence MRTILNFDNGLGAAPTLPQAVTARVDAVRVPVGLFQSATASVEGGWGRWSGALLAATAAHVVALAVGLTMATRPAPPVAKPEPELVLMAYAPPPPPLGGGALKQASVEPVKPVVQKPRPKRQELVVPAKVPEPVKETPEPVEQVAETPAVTEVATTASQAPAGPGVPEGAVGGVVGGVVGGLVGGKLGGQGKAPPIYSPREVMNLPVLLSGKPEYPRRAREDGITGVVMVMVVIGTDGSVEPGSPRIQRSVPGLDEAALESVASWRFSPALGHDGAPVRVKVVIPVKFALR, from the coding sequence ATGAGAACCATTCTCAACTTCGACAACGGACTGGGTGCTGCTCCGACGCTGCCTCAAGCTGTGACCGCCCGTGTGGATGCGGTGCGTGTCCCCGTGGGGCTCTTCCAGTCCGCGACCGCGTCGGTGGAGGGTGGGTGGGGCCGCTGGAGCGGGGCCCTGCTGGCCGCGACCGCGGCGCACGTGGTGGCGCTGGCGGTGGGGCTGACCATGGCGACCCGGCCGGCCCCTCCGGTGGCGAAGCCGGAGCCGGAGCTGGTGCTGATGGCGTACGCGCCGCCTCCGCCGCCGCTGGGCGGTGGCGCGCTGAAGCAGGCGTCCGTGGAGCCCGTGAAGCCGGTGGTGCAGAAGCCCCGCCCGAAGCGGCAGGAGCTGGTGGTGCCCGCGAAGGTGCCGGAGCCGGTGAAGGAGACGCCGGAGCCGGTGGAGCAGGTCGCGGAGACGCCGGCCGTCACGGAGGTGGCCACGACCGCGTCGCAGGCGCCCGCGGGTCCGGGCGTGCCGGAGGGCGCGGTGGGTGGCGTCGTCGGGGGCGTGGTGGGCGGGCTGGTGGGCGGCAAGCTCGGTGGGCAGGGCAAGGCGCCGCCCATCTATTCGCCGCGAGAGGTGATGAATCTGCCGGTGCTGCTGTCCGGCAAGCCGGAGTATCCGCGCCGCGCTCGTGAGGATGGCATCACCGGCGTGGTGATGGTGATGGTGGTCATTGGCACGGACGGCTCGGTGGAGCCCGGCTCGCCGCGCATCCAGCGCTCGGTGCCCGGGCTGGACGAGGCCGCGCTCGAGTCCGTGGCGAGCTGGCGGTTCTCGCCGGCCCTGGGACACGACGGCGCGCCGGTGCGCGTGAAGGTCGTCATCCCGGTGAAGTTCGCCCTCAGGTAG
- a CDS encoding cation:proton antiporter, with translation MHDAHAFLQALATVLCVAAVTTVLFQRLRQPVVLGYILAGFIIGPHVPIPLVADAGIVQTLSELGVILLMFSLGLEFSLRRLFQVGPTAGLTAVIQCSVMVWLGFVVGRAFGWTMLESLFTGCCIAISSTTIIAKAFDEQNIRGALRGIVVGILIVEDLIGILLMAMLTAVSTGSGLSAWDLALTVGKLAAFLVGLVAVGLLVVPRLMRAITKLQRPETTLVTSVGICFAVALLAQAFGYSVALGAFLAGSLVAESGEGKEIEHLVQPVRDLFGAVFFVSVGMLIDPALIREHWAAIAVLTGVVILGKILSVSLGAFFTGNGTRTSVQAGLSLSQIGEFSFIIAGLGLSLKATGLFLYPVAVAVSAITTLTTPWLIRASGPIANWVDRKLPAPLQTFASLYGSWVENLRTSPRQKTVGARVRRMALLMLLDAAFITIIVIGTSVLLPRITVFIDERMGWGATLTPWVVIGLATALALPFCVGIVRMGRRLGVVLAEGALPAAANGKVDLAAAPRRVLVVALQLASVFMVGVPVLAITQPFLPGVPGAVLLLVSLGVMGFAFWKSATNLQGHMRAGAQVIVEALAAQSHAKGEEDEPAPDVLHGVRQMLPGIGEPESVALGESSAAVGRTLAELNLRGMTGATVLAIRRGDAGVLVPTAQEVLRAGDILALAGTHEAIDAAKGVLG, from the coding sequence ATGCACGACGCCCACGCGTTCCTCCAAGCCCTCGCCACCGTCCTCTGTGTCGCGGCGGTCACCACGGTCCTCTTCCAGCGCCTGCGCCAACCCGTGGTGCTGGGCTACATCCTCGCGGGCTTCATCATCGGGCCGCACGTCCCCATCCCGTTGGTGGCGGACGCGGGCATCGTGCAGACGCTGTCGGAGCTGGGCGTCATCCTGCTGATGTTCTCGCTGGGGCTGGAGTTCAGCCTGCGGCGGCTGTTCCAGGTGGGGCCCACGGCGGGGCTCACCGCCGTCATCCAGTGCAGCGTGATGGTGTGGCTGGGCTTCGTCGTCGGCCGGGCCTTCGGCTGGACGATGCTGGAGAGCCTGTTCACCGGCTGCTGCATCGCCATCTCCAGCACCACCATCATCGCGAAGGCGTTCGACGAGCAGAACATCCGCGGCGCGCTGCGCGGCATCGTGGTGGGCATCCTCATCGTGGAGGACCTCATCGGCATCCTGCTGATGGCCATGCTCACCGCGGTGTCCACCGGCTCCGGCCTGTCCGCGTGGGACCTGGCGCTGACCGTGGGCAAGCTGGCCGCCTTCCTCGTGGGGCTGGTCGCCGTGGGCCTGCTGGTCGTGCCCCGGCTGATGCGCGCCATCACGAAGCTCCAGCGGCCGGAGACGACGCTCGTCACCAGCGTGGGCATCTGCTTCGCCGTCGCGCTATTGGCGCAGGCGTTCGGCTACTCGGTGGCGCTGGGCGCGTTCCTCGCGGGCTCGCTGGTGGCGGAGTCCGGCGAGGGCAAGGAGATCGAGCACCTGGTGCAGCCGGTGCGCGACCTCTTCGGCGCGGTGTTCTTCGTGTCGGTGGGCATGCTCATCGACCCGGCGCTCATCCGCGAGCACTGGGCCGCCATCGCGGTGCTCACGGGCGTGGTCATCCTGGGGAAGATCCTCAGCGTGTCGCTGGGCGCGTTCTTCACCGGCAACGGCACCCGCACGTCCGTGCAGGCGGGGCTCAGCCTGTCCCAGATTGGCGAGTTCTCCTTCATCATCGCGGGCCTGGGCCTGTCCCTGAAGGCCACCGGCCTGTTCCTCTACCCGGTGGCGGTGGCCGTGTCGGCCATCACCACGCTGACGACGCCGTGGCTCATCCGCGCGTCCGGCCCCATCGCCAACTGGGTGGACCGCAAGCTGCCCGCGCCGCTCCAGACGTTCGCGTCGCTGTACGGCAGCTGGGTGGAGAACCTGCGCACGTCGCCGCGCCAGAAGACGGTGGGCGCGCGCGTGCGGCGCATGGCGCTGCTGATGCTGCTGGACGCGGCGTTCATCACCATCATCGTCATCGGCACGTCGGTGCTGCTGCCGCGGATCACCGTGTTCATCGACGAGCGCATGGGCTGGGGCGCGACGCTGACGCCGTGGGTCGTCATTGGCCTGGCCACGGCGCTGGCCCTGCCCTTCTGCGTGGGCATCGTGCGGATGGGACGGCGGCTGGGCGTGGTGCTGGCGGAGGGCGCGCTGCCGGCGGCCGCCAACGGCAAGGTGGACCTGGCGGCGGCGCCCCGGCGGGTGCTGGTGGTGGCGCTCCAGTTGGCCAGCGTCTTCATGGTGGGCGTACCGGTGCTGGCCATCACCCAGCCGTTCCTGCCCGGCGTGCCGGGCGCGGTGCTGCTGCTGGTGTCCCTGGGCGTGATGGGCTTCGCCTTCTGGAAGAGCGCCACGAACCTGCAGGGCCACATGCGCGCGGGCGCGCAGGTCATCGTGGAGGCGCTCGCGGCCCAGTCCCACGCCAAGGGCGAGGAGGACGAGCCGGCACCGGACGTGCTGCACGGCGTGCGTCAGATGCTGCCCGGCATCGGCGAGCCGGAGTCGGTGGCGCTCGGCGAGTCCAGCGCGGCGGTGGGCCGCACGCTGGCGGAGCTCAACCTGCGCGGCATGACGGGGGCCACGGTGCTGGCCATCCGCCGGGGCGACGCGGGCGTGCTGGTGCCCACCGCGCAGGAGGTGCTGCGCGCGGGGGACATCCTGGCGCTGGCGGGGACGCACGAGGCCATCGACGCGGCGAAGGGCGTGCTCGGCTGA